The Siniperca chuatsi isolate FFG_IHB_CAS linkage group LG9, ASM2008510v1, whole genome shotgun sequence genome includes a region encoding these proteins:
- the LOC122881715 gene encoding C-type lectin domain family 4 member A isoform X2, with product MEEEITYSTVVFKNDGPAPKEKKEDPVKPKGTTTTVPDGEAAAHSDFRVLAVCLGILCVLLVASISATIYISVVMTEKKANLRKLTAANQQLVMERNILKRQTEEMSRVTDNLNRTLGFIQKFDNFPVEEYCPEKKCQPCKRNWILFQKKCYLFYNENPPWKTWEDSQKYCQKTIADLVVIDSLQEQEFINNHIKYYYDKDHGYWLGLHDKNSDNNWLWVDGHNDTVRYWIKKDIVTTDKCALVIPEKQPTASWNPAYCKMENKFICEAETLIWSN from the exons ATGGAGGAAGAAATCACTTATTCTACAgtggtttttaaaaatgatggtCCAGCTCCAAAAG AGAAAAAAGAGGACCCAGTAAAACCTAAaggtactactactactgtaccaG ATGGTGAAGCAGCTGCACACTCTGACTTTCGTGtgttggctgtgtgtttggggatACTCTGTGTACTCCTGGTGGCGAGCATCAGTGCCACCATCTACA TCAGTGTGGTAATGActgaaaagaaagcaaaccTCAGGAAactcacagcagcaaatcaGCAGCTGGTCATGGAGAGGAACATcttaaagagacagacagaggagatgaGCAGAGTCACAGATAATCTCAACCGGACGCTGGGATTCATCCAGAAATTTGACAACTTTCCTGTAGAGGAATACTGCCCAGAAAAGA AGTGTCAGCCTTGTAAGAGAAACTGGATTCTGTTCCAGAAAAAGTGCTACCTGTTTTACAATGAAAACCCTCCTTGGAAGACATGGGAAGATAGCCAAAAATATTGCCAAAAGACAATTGCAGATCTGGTTGTTATTGATAGTCTACAAGAACAG GAATTCATCAATAATCACATCAAGTACTACTACGACAAAGACCATGGATACTGGTTGGGGTTACATGACAAAAATAGTGACAATAACTGGCTCTGGGTTGATGGACACAATGACACTGTAAG GTACTGGATTAAGAAGGACATTGTTACCACTGACAAATGTGCACTGGTGATTCCTGAGAAACAACCTACAGCCAGCTGGAACCCAGCATACTGTAAAATGGagaacaaattcatctgtgaGGCTGAAACTCTGATATGGTCTAATTAG
- the gpatch4 gene encoding G patch domain-containing protein 4 isoform X2: MAEVVQEKSRGLKFAEQQLLRHGWEHGKGLGRAENGISEAIKVKVKCDKGGVGHKEGEQFTFHWWDHVFNKASSSLQVESDQNGIQLKKRVEEDEEDGMISNKKPRKATLAKAKLYGCFVKSATLLSGQEQPEPKSSSSDDSSSSDEEEDQKLDLSSTIKLSDADIMKACGGRTAHKGARHGLTMSAKLARLEQQEAVFMAKYGKKRKPASASPVCVTPTPQIYQSADQRAERQEQTAEDSQRKKMKKKRSTGSVNELNGDEVSESPETDVKPKKKKKKKKASEDTEEKTDAISTEGDVICVENGEGDHSHKTKRKHKKKKNNAEQNEERAPSPAAQSKSLEETAEMHSVTKAKKKKSSKRHSEPAEEEESNDTESSQSEPVQDCVPKNKKKKAAVTLDEAEVTEENSTVKQKRKKCKKDKTSIDDNRNEEAPAPKKKKKKSKE; encoded by the exons ATGGCAGAAGTTGTACAAGAGAAAAGTCGTGGTTTGAAGTTTGCAGAGCAGCAACTCCTGCGTCATGGCTGGGAACACG GTAAAGGACTGGGGCGAGCTGAGAATGGCATATCAGAAGCTATCAAGGTCAAAGTGAAATGTGACAAAGGAGGG GTTGGCCATAAGGAAGGGGAGCAGTTCACCTTCCACTGGTGGGATCATGTCTTCAATAAGGCCTCTTCCAGTCTGCAGGTGGAATCTGATCAG AACGGTATTCAGTTGAAGAAGAGggtggaggaagatgaagaggatggGATGATCTCCAATAAAAAGCCACGGAAAGCCACGCTGGCTAAAGCCAAACTTTATGGATGCTTTGTCAAG TCTGCCACACTGCTGTCTGGTCAGGAGCAGCCAGAGCCAAAGTCTTCCAGCTCAGACGACAGCAGTAGCTCAGACGAGGAGGAAGACCAGAAATTGGATCTCTCCAGCACCATAAA GCTTTCTGATGCTGATATAATGAAGGCTTGTGGAGGACGCACGGCTCACAA AGGAGCCAGGCACGGCCTGACCATGAGCGCCAAGTTAGCCAGGCTAGAGCAGCAGGAGGCTGTGTTCATGGCTAAGTATGGGAAAAAGCGCAAACCAGCAAGTGCTTCACCAGTTTGTGTTACACCGACTCCACAGATCTACCAGTCAGCTGATCAGAGAGCTGAGAGGCAGGAGCAGACGGCCGAGGACTCTCagagaaaaaagatgaaaaagaagagATCCACTGGGAGCGTTAATGAGCTAAATGGTGATGAAGTGTCTGAAAGTCCTGAAACAGATGTTAaacccaaaaagaaaaaaaagaaaaagaaagccaGTGAGGACACTGAGGAAAAAACTGATGCAATTTCCACTGAGGGGGATGTGATCTGTGTAGAAAACGGTGAAGGAGACCATTCTcacaaaacaaagaggaaacataaaaagaagaaaaacaatgcagAGCAGAATGAAGAAAGAGCGCCTTCACCTGCAGCACAGAGCAAGAGTCTAGAGGAGACTGCTGAGATGCACTCTGTCACAAAagcgaagaagaagaaatcCTCTAAACGCCACAGTGAACctgctgaggaagaggagagtaATGATACTGaatccagccaatcagagccagTCCAGGACTGtgttccaaaaaacaaaaagaaaaaagctgcaGTTACATTGGACGAAGCAGAAGTTACAGAGGAGAACTCAacagtaaaacagaaaaggaaaaagtgtaaaaaggacaaaacatcTATAGATGACAATAGAAACGAGGAGGCACCTGctccaaagaagaaaaaaaagaagtccaAAGAGtag
- the LOC122881715 gene encoding C-type lectin domain family 4 member A isoform X1: MEEEITYSTVVFKNDGPAPKEKKEDPVKPKGTTTTVPADGEAAAHSDFRVLAVCLGILCVLLVASISATIYISVVMTEKKANLRKLTAANQQLVMERNILKRQTEEMSRVTDNLNRTLGFIQKFDNFPVEEYCPEKKCQPCKRNWILFQKKCYLFYNENPPWKTWEDSQKYCQKTIADLVVIDSLQEQEFINNHIKYYYDKDHGYWLGLHDKNSDNNWLWVDGHNDTVRYWIKKDIVTTDKCALVIPEKQPTASWNPAYCKMENKFICEAETLIWSN, translated from the exons ATGGAGGAAGAAATCACTTATTCTACAgtggtttttaaaaatgatggtCCAGCTCCAAAAG AGAAAAAAGAGGACCCAGTAAAACCTAAaggtactactactactgtaccaG CAGATGGTGAAGCAGCTGCACACTCTGACTTTCGTGtgttggctgtgtgtttggggatACTCTGTGTACTCCTGGTGGCGAGCATCAGTGCCACCATCTACA TCAGTGTGGTAATGActgaaaagaaagcaaaccTCAGGAAactcacagcagcaaatcaGCAGCTGGTCATGGAGAGGAACATcttaaagagacagacagaggagatgaGCAGAGTCACAGATAATCTCAACCGGACGCTGGGATTCATCCAGAAATTTGACAACTTTCCTGTAGAGGAATACTGCCCAGAAAAGA AGTGTCAGCCTTGTAAGAGAAACTGGATTCTGTTCCAGAAAAAGTGCTACCTGTTTTACAATGAAAACCCTCCTTGGAAGACATGGGAAGATAGCCAAAAATATTGCCAAAAGACAATTGCAGATCTGGTTGTTATTGATAGTCTACAAGAACAG GAATTCATCAATAATCACATCAAGTACTACTACGACAAAGACCATGGATACTGGTTGGGGTTACATGACAAAAATAGTGACAATAACTGGCTCTGGGTTGATGGACACAATGACACTGTAAG GTACTGGATTAAGAAGGACATTGTTACCACTGACAAATGTGCACTGGTGATTCCTGAGAAACAACCTACAGCCAGCTGGAACCCAGCATACTGTAAAATGGagaacaaattcatctgtgaGGCTGAAACTCTGATATGGTCTAATTAG
- the LOC122881714 gene encoding C-type lectin domain family 4 member M-like: MEEELNYVTVTFKTNGIPAQEKPNDLEIIYDEVKTKEQAWDTNPVIPENEKKAPLYTLLHLVAAGLGIICIILVSVVIALSIHFNTVMSEQYRENINLTAKNLQLWTEKTDLERQTEDLTREKDRLNWTIGVILEHEIFPVNTYCPQKVCKPCLDGWVLFQSNCYLFSKSDSKYDWMGWQGSRDKCKKMEADLVVIESQEEQEFINNHTQDYNEKHGYWIGLSIRDSMSTWMWADGSNFTVMYWVTQQAGNREFCALTLPRADPLANWHKASCDKRNRWICESRALIKPDEESAALSK; encoded by the exons AGAAACCAAACGACCTAGAAATAATCTATGATGAGGTGAAGACTAAGGAGCAGGCATGGGATACAAATCCTGTCATACCAG aaaatgaaaagaaagctCCACTGTATACTCTGCTTCATCTGGTGGCAGCAGGTTTGGGGATTATTTGTATCATCTTGGTGTCAGTCGTCATCGCCCTCAGTATTCACT TCAACACAGTCATGTCAGAGCAGTACAGAGAAAACATCAACTTAACAGCAAAGAATCTGCAGCTGTGGACAGAAAAGACTGActtagagagacagacagaagacctgaccagagagaaagacagactcAACTGGACCATCGGAGTCATCCTGGAACATGAGATCTTCCCAGTGAATACCTACTGCCCACAGAAAG TGTGTAAACCTTGTCTGGACGGCTGGGTGCTGTTTCAGTCGAACTGTTATCTGTTTTCGAAATCTGATTCCAAGTACGATTGGATGGGTTGGCAGGGAAGCCgtgataaatgcaaaaaaatggaAGCAGATCTGGTGGTGATTGAAAGCCAGGAGGAACAG GAATTCATCAATAACCACACACAAGACTATAATGAAAAGCATGGCTACTGGATTGGCTTGAGCATCAGGGATTCGATGAGCACGTGGATGTGGGCAGATGGAAGCAATTTCACTGTGAT gTACTGGGTTACACAACAAGCTGGCAACAGAGAATTTTGTGCTCTAACTCTGCCACGTGCAGATCCACTGGCCAACTGGCACAAAGCGAGCTGTGACAAGAGGAACCGCTGGATCTGTGAAAGTAGAGCCTTGATCAAACCGGATGAGGAATCGGCTGCATTATCCAAATag
- the gpatch4 gene encoding G patch domain-containing protein 4 isoform X1 codes for MFFPSCGFSDAVLMKQDVKSSQWSCLIFHKLSFIQMAEVVQEKSRGLKFAEQQLLRHGWEHGKGLGRAENGISEAIKVKVKCDKGGVGHKEGEQFTFHWWDHVFNKASSSLQVESDQNGIQLKKRVEEDEEDGMISNKKPRKATLAKAKLYGCFVKSATLLSGQEQPEPKSSSSDDSSSSDEEEDQKLDLSSTIKLSDADIMKACGGRTAHKGARHGLTMSAKLARLEQQEAVFMAKYGKKRKPASASPVCVTPTPQIYQSADQRAERQEQTAEDSQRKKMKKKRSTGSVNELNGDEVSESPETDVKPKKKKKKKKASEDTEEKTDAISTEGDVICVENGEGDHSHKTKRKHKKKKNNAEQNEERAPSPAAQSKSLEETAEMHSVTKAKKKKSSKRHSEPAEEEESNDTESSQSEPVQDCVPKNKKKKAAVTLDEAEVTEENSTVKQKRKKCKKDKTSIDDNRNEEAPAPKKKKKKSKE; via the exons atgtttttcccGTCTTGCGGTTTTAGTGATGCAGTTTTAATGAAACAAGACGTCAAGAg tagTCAGTGGTCCTGCCTGATATTCCACAAACTGTCCTTTATACAGATGGCAGAAGTTGTACAAGAGAAAAGTCGTGGTTTGAAGTTTGCAGAGCAGCAACTCCTGCGTCATGGCTGGGAACACG GTAAAGGACTGGGGCGAGCTGAGAATGGCATATCAGAAGCTATCAAGGTCAAAGTGAAATGTGACAAAGGAGGG GTTGGCCATAAGGAAGGGGAGCAGTTCACCTTCCACTGGTGGGATCATGTCTTCAATAAGGCCTCTTCCAGTCTGCAGGTGGAATCTGATCAG AACGGTATTCAGTTGAAGAAGAGggtggaggaagatgaagaggatggGATGATCTCCAATAAAAAGCCACGGAAAGCCACGCTGGCTAAAGCCAAACTTTATGGATGCTTTGTCAAG TCTGCCACACTGCTGTCTGGTCAGGAGCAGCCAGAGCCAAAGTCTTCCAGCTCAGACGACAGCAGTAGCTCAGACGAGGAGGAAGACCAGAAATTGGATCTCTCCAGCACCATAAA GCTTTCTGATGCTGATATAATGAAGGCTTGTGGAGGACGCACGGCTCACAA AGGAGCCAGGCACGGCCTGACCATGAGCGCCAAGTTAGCCAGGCTAGAGCAGCAGGAGGCTGTGTTCATGGCTAAGTATGGGAAAAAGCGCAAACCAGCAAGTGCTTCACCAGTTTGTGTTACACCGACTCCACAGATCTACCAGTCAGCTGATCAGAGAGCTGAGAGGCAGGAGCAGACGGCCGAGGACTCTCagagaaaaaagatgaaaaagaagagATCCACTGGGAGCGTTAATGAGCTAAATGGTGATGAAGTGTCTGAAAGTCCTGAAACAGATGTTAaacccaaaaagaaaaaaaagaaaaagaaagccaGTGAGGACACTGAGGAAAAAACTGATGCAATTTCCACTGAGGGGGATGTGATCTGTGTAGAAAACGGTGAAGGAGACCATTCTcacaaaacaaagaggaaacataaaaagaagaaaaacaatgcagAGCAGAATGAAGAAAGAGCGCCTTCACCTGCAGCACAGAGCAAGAGTCTAGAGGAGACTGCTGAGATGCACTCTGTCACAAAagcgaagaagaagaaatcCTCTAAACGCCACAGTGAACctgctgaggaagaggagagtaATGATACTGaatccagccaatcagagccagTCCAGGACTGtgttccaaaaaacaaaaagaaaaaagctgcaGTTACATTGGACGAAGCAGAAGTTACAGAGGAGAACTCAacagtaaaacagaaaaggaaaaagtgtaaaaaggacaaaacatcTATAGATGACAATAGAAACGAGGAGGCACCTGctccaaagaagaaaaaaaagaagtccaAAGAGtag